The nucleotide window TGGAGGACAGTCTGAATTTTCCAGTCAAAGGTCAGAGagggcaaaggcctggagggggTGGGACTTGGCAGTGGGTTTGGGATGCAGTGGGACAGAGCTTAAGTTGTGTGAGCCTGAGTCTCTTCTGAGGACAGCAGGAGGAAAGGTCTTGAGATTGGGGGAGAGGAGTCTGCTGATGAGCCCTGTTTAATCAGGAAATCGAGGTCGAGAAGGGACAGTGACcaggttcaaatcttttgctgctgtgagaccttgggcctcactgctcacctctgtgaacctcagtttctcaccTGTGAAATCTGATGCTAACTTGGCCTTCTGACAATTTTGGTGACCTTTGCAAAGTCATAGGTGGGAGGCCTGATCCAACGTGAAGTCCTCTACCATATAGGACGTGTCCCCTAGGGTCACAAGGCCAGATAAAGTCCTTGCATAGGCTTGGTGCTGGGGCCCAGGGTCCCCCAAGGCTAACCCCAGGAGACTAGGTCAGGCAACGTTGCCGCGGGGCCGGGCTTCACCAATGCCCTTGACCCTCTGCCTGCAGCTGCGGCGCCGCTTCGGGGACGTGTTCAGCCTGCAGCTGGCCTGGACGCCCGTGGTCGTAGTCAACGGGCTGGCGGCCATACGCGAGGCGCTGGTCGACCACAGCGACGACACCTCCGACCGCCCACCTGCGCCCATCTTCGAGCACTTGGGCTTTGGGCCGCGCTCCGAAGGCAAGTAGAGGAGGGGAGGACCGCAGCCTGGCGGGGACTGGGCCCGCAGTGACCCGTGACCCGGCAGGGCCAAGCGGAGGCAGGGTGGTGGACCTGCGGTGCAGGAAAGAGCCAGCGAATTTGAAGGGGCCTCAGGTGGAGGAAAGAGCCAAGAGTGGGGAGGGGGATGTGGGTGGGTGGAGGGCGAGGGTTTACGAGGAGTGGGCGCCCCCCGGGCATCTTCTATGAGATAGGGGGTGTCCGGGCTGCGGAAGGTGGCGGACAGAGTCAGTGTGGGCGCGGCAGGGGGAGGGTCAGGACCTTCTCTGAATGAGACAGGGGTCATGGCGGGCAGagccacgagcagggctgagacCTGCCTGCAATGGGGAGACCTGGCGAGCAATGCGGGCGCACAGAGGGTGGGACTTGTCCCCAGTCGAAAAGGGGTGTAAAGAGGGCGGAATTTGCTGGGAAGGAGAACGAGGTTAGAGtgggagggaaaggggagagaaTATGTTAGCAAGGGCGGGAGGCGGGGCATGTCGCTGGCTTAGACCGAAAGGCACGCGAGCCATTGGACAGGGTGTTGGTGCAGAGGCGGGGCCCGGGCACACTTGGACCACGCCCACGTCCGCCCCGCCCCCAGGGGTGGTCTTTGCCCGCTATGGACCCGCTTGGCGGGAGCAGCGGCGCTTCTCCGTGTCCACCCTGCGCAACTTCGGCCTGGGCAAGAAGTCACTGGAGCAGTGGGTGACCGAGGAGGCCTCGTGCCTCTGCGCCGCCTTCGCAGACCAGGCCGGTGAGTGCTGGGCTGAGAGACAGGAGACAGGGATGGAGGctggggaagaggagatggaggcGACCCCTTGACCTGCACCGTCCCCTCCCAGGACGCCCCTTTAGCCCCAACGCCCTCCTGAATAAAGCGGTGGGCAACGTGATCGCCTCCCTCACCTTTGGACGCCGTTTCCAGTACCACGACCCGCGCTTCAACAAGCTATTGGACCGAACACTGTACTTTCTGAAGGAAGACACAGGCTTCCTGCCAGAGGTGCGATGGTGGAGGGGGCCAAGGAGCCCTGCAGGCGAGCTCCGTGGGGGAGGACTCTGCCCTGCAATGGGCCTCCTTGGAGGTGGATTTATCTAGAGGGCTGTTGGGCCAGCAGACCCCAGGAGCGGGCTAAGGAACCTGTACCTCCTACATTGGAAGCCACCAGAACCCATGAGATGTAGATTTTAGGTTTATCCTTCTGACGCCCAGGGCAGGAGACAGGGTTGAGGTCTGGACGTTGGGGAGGAACCACGTCAATGGTGGGGATACCCTGGAGGTGGCAGGCATCTGACTGGTGGAGGTGAACACCTGAGCACAGGCAGGACGCAGGGCCCCACATCTGTGGCCTGCACAGGTGCTGAACACGATCCCCGGGCTCCTGCGAATTCCGGGGCTGACTGCCAAGATCTTTCCTGGGCATAGGGCCTTCATGGCCCTGCTGGATGAGCTGATTGCTGAGCACAGGATGACACGGGACCCGGCCCAGCCTCCCCGAGACCTGACTGACACCTTCGTGGACCAGGTGGAGAAGGTGAGGTGCCAAGGACAGGGTCAGAGGTTGCAGGTTGAGGGGCCCATGAAGGGAGCCCAGGCAATGTGAGACCTGTGTATCACCCAGTGATCAGGCACCCAGGCTGATGAGTACAGAGTGGAAGGTAATTTGGGGTttcctccctctgtgcctgaGCCCACCCTCTCTGCCTGGCCCAGGCCAAGAGGAACCCCGAGAGCAGCTTCAATGATGAGAACCTGCGCCAGGTAGTGACTGACCTGTTCACTGCTGGGATGGTGACCACCTCGACCACACTGGCCTGGGCCCTCCTGCTCATGATCCTGCATCCGGACGTGCAGCGtgagcccagcctgggggcctggTGGGATGGGCCAGGGAGGAGAGGGCCAGGCTTGGGGCCCTGAGCTTGGTATGGCCGCCAGGAGCTCTGAGCAGAGGCAGGGCCCTGGCTCAGAGGTCAGAGTGACCTCCTCCTCCCCGTGTGCACAGCCCCTGCACAGGAGTCAGGGGGACGTCGGGGTCCAGCCCCCTGGCTTCTCACCACTGTGGGGACGCTTGTCTGTGCAGGCCGTGTCCAACAGGAGATCGATGAGGTGATAGGACAGGCACGGCGCCCAGAGATGGGGGACCAGACCCACATGCCCTTCACCATGGCCGTGGTCCATGAGGTGCAGCGCTTTGGGGACATCATCCCACTGGGCTTGCCCCACATGACATCCCGTGACATTGAAGTGCAAGGCTTCCTCATCCCCAAGGTAGGTCTGCGGCCCTGCTCACCCCAGCTCAGCTCCACCTGCCGCTTAGTGGCCCCAGTATGGCCATTCCCAGGTGGGGCGAGGCCTGGAACCCAAGCCACTAATCCTCATTTTCACAAGACCAACTGTCCAGCTGCAGGGATGAAGCAgaggcagggctggccctgtccaTTGAGTGACCCCTAGGGGGCTAAAAGGGGTGACAACCTAAAATATTCCCCAATATGTTGGAGGAACCCGTATATGCCGGGACAGGTGGTAGGGACGGCTCCCCTGACAGGCAGGTCACTTGGCCCTGCCATGGGTACAGGGAGAGTGCGGGAAATTTCTTGGCCTGAGGTAGACTTGAGTGAGTCCAGGTGTGTAGAGGCAGAAAGTGGCCCGTATGTGTTTGGCGGCAGGGGTCGGGGGGTCCTCCAGCCCAGACGCCACCCATGCCAGGCATCTCCTGCCAGGGGACAACACTCATCACCAACCTGTCATCGGTGCTGAAGGACGAGACCGTCTGGAAGAAGCCCTTCCGCTTCCACCCCGAGCACTTCCTGGACGCCCAGGGCCGCTTCGTCAAGCAGGAGGCCTTCATGCCCTTCTCAGCAGGTGCCTGTGGGAGCCTGGCTCACTGCCCCCTCCTGAGGGAGTCTTAGAGGCATGGAGCCCAGGCCCCCAGGCTCACTGACCCCGATACCTACCCACAGGCCGCCGCTCGTGCCTCGGGGAGCCCCTGGCCCGCATGgagctcttcctcttcttcacttGCCTCCTGCAGCGCTTCAGCTTCTCGGTGCCTGCTGGGCAGCCCCGCCCCAGTCGCCATGGCATCTTTGGCATCGTGGTGAACCCGTGCCCTTACCAGCTCCTTGCTGTGCCCCGCTAGAGGGGGACGCCAACCCCCTAACCTGCTCCTTGAAGGGGCCCTGGTGTCCAATAAACCAGTGTGATGGCTCCAACATGGCTTGAGTCCCACCTGGGCCCCCTGATCAGCCCCTGGCAGAGAGGcagcctcagcagcctccccaagGCCAGCTCCTACCCCTGCCTGATCCAGCCTCACCTGCCATTTGACCCCATTTGAGAGATGGggatactgaggctcagaagggacAGCTTACCCCCTAGTCTCCCATGGAGACCCAGAACTGGCTGCCCTGGTTGGTGACTAAGTCCATGTAGAAGTCTTGACTCCTGGGTGTCAGGAAGCATGAGGAGTGTGAATGGGCTTCTGATAGGAATCAGCCCAATCCCTGGCTGGGT belongs to Diceros bicornis minor isolate mBicDic1 chromosome 25, mDicBic1.mat.cur, whole genome shotgun sequence and includes:
- the LOC131421546 gene encoding cytochrome P450 2D14-like; translated protein: MGLLTGETLGPLAVAVAIFLLLVDLMHRRHRWAPRYPPGPMPLPGLGNLLQVDFQDTHCCFTQLRRRFGDVFSLQLAWTPVVVVNGLAAIREALVDHSDDTSDRPPAPIFEHLGFGPRSEGVVFARYGPAWREQRRFSVSTLRNFGLGKKSLEQWVTEEASCLCAAFADQAGRPFSPNALLNKAVGNVIASLTFGRRFQYHDPRFNKLLDRTLYFLKEDTGFLPEVLNTIPGLLRIPGLTAKIFPGHRAFMALLDELIAEHRMTRDPAQPPRDLTDTFVDQVEKAKRNPESSFNDENLRQVVTDLFTAGMVTTSTTLAWALLLMILHPDVQRRVQQEIDEVIGQARRPEMGDQTHMPFTMAVVHEVQRFGDIIPLGLPHMTSRDIEVQGFLIPKGTTLITNLSSVLKDETVWKKPFRFHPEHFLDAQGRFVKQEAFMPFSAGRRSCLGEPLARMELFLFFTCLLQRFSFSVPAGQPRPSRHGIFGIVVNPCPYQLLAVPR